In Brassica rapa cultivar Chiifu-401-42 chromosome A06, CAAS_Brap_v3.01, whole genome shotgun sequence, a single window of DNA contains:
- the LOC103871049 gene encoding protein YLS3: MEQSTRSLIITIVITSMLVGFGSSDLDQDREECTNQLVVLSPCLTYVGGNAKAPTKDCCGGFGQVITQSQKCVCILVKDKDDPNLGLKFNASLAAHLPTACHITAPNITKCISLLHLSPNSTLAREFESLGRLEASANSAPPLQNVKDGAGGGKAESVKSDGGKKKKSWLAVELLIFALFSHLLLVISSFTSSSFI; this comes from the exons ATGGAGCAATCAACGAGATCCCTAATCATAACCATCGTGATAACCTCCATGTTGGTCGGGTTTGGAAGCTCAGATCTGGATCAAGACAGAGAAGAGTGCACGAACCAGCTGGTAGTACTTTCACCGTGTCTCACCTACGTGGGTGGAAACGCAAAAGCTCCAACAAAAGATTGTTGTGGAGGTTTTGGTCAGGTTATAACACAGAGTCAGAAGTGTGTTTGCATATTGGTCAAAGACAAAGATGATCCTAATCTTGGCCTCAAGTTTAATGCAAGCCTAGCCGCTCATCTCCCCACCGCTTGTCATATAACGGCTCCTAACATCACCAAGTGTATTT CGCTTCTGCATTTATCTCCAAACTCGACATTGGCTAGAGAGTTTGAGAGCTTAGGAAGGCTTGAAGCAAGCGCCAACTCTGCACCTCCTTTACAAAATGTTAAAG ATGGGGCAGGAGGAGGAAAAGCTGAATCAGTCAAgagtgatggaggaaagaaaaagaagagttGGTTGGCCGTTGAGCTTTTAATATTTGCTCTTTTCTCTCATCTTCTTTTAGTTATATCTTCTTTTACCTCTTCCTCCTTTATTTAA